Within the Vagococcus carniphilus genome, the region GACACTTGATATTGGCTTGTCTTTTGAAAAAGAAATTACAGTTAATGAAACAAATATAGCCTCTAGATTTGAAGAAGGTTTACCTGATGTCTTTTCAACACCAGATATGATCCAGGAAATGGAGTCAGCTAGTTATCGTTTGTTAAAAGAAACATTACCTGAAAATCAAACATCTGTTGGAACTCATGTCAATGTCTCTCATGATAAATCATTACGAGTAGGACAAGTTGTCCATGTAAAAGCAGTTGTTATTGATATTGATCGAAAAAAAGTAACATTTTCTGTTACAGCAACCTCAGATGAAGATATTGTGGGTCGAGGTACCCACTCACGATTTATTATTGATAAAGAATAATTTAAAAAATCACCAAAATGCTTTTTAGCACTTTGGTGATTTTTATTGCTTTTAAATAATATGATATTCTTCTAAAAGAGCCTCAATATCAGTTCCTTTTATTTTTTTAGTTAATTCATGTTTTACAAGATGTGGTAATTTGATATCTGGTGTTTCTCCATCAAGTAAGCTTAGTCCCGCATAAAGTAAATAACGAACATCATATCTTGAATTAAAGACTTCTGGCACTCCTTTTTCTACTCCAGTTAAGACATAAACTGCTTCCATTGCTGTTCTACCTGAATATTCAATCGTGAATACTGTATCTCTTCCTGGATTATCCAACGTTTCAGCAAACTGACCTAAAAAGGCAAAATTGACTGCTTTACTTGGAACGACAAACGGACGGTCTCCTTGTTCTCTTGGCATAAATTGTGCAGTAATATAAGGCATCATAACTGGAACTGCTGTACAAGTTTCGGCAAGTTCATCAATTTCACCGACTGGTACTCCCATATGATACAACCATTCTTTAGTAATTTCCTTACCTGTACAATCTCTCATTGTTTTTTTGATATAGTCTCCTTCAACATCTGAGAATAACCCATATACCCATACAATAACATCTTCTTTTGGTTGTTCAACATATTGTTCTTGACGATTAATAGTCCAGCTAAGTAGCCAAGATGAGTCTTTCGCTGTAACAATACCTCCTGTGACTGTTTTACCTCCATAAGGGGAACGTTTAGTAATTTTTTCAATGTATTTTGGTACCCTGTCATTATGACACGTAACTGTACAAGATTCCCAATTGGATTTTTCCAAATCAAAGTTGAATTTTTCTGGTTTACCAAATTCTGGTGATTGCTCAGCGATATTTTGCCATAAATTCCAACAACCTGTTAATTCACGATTAAATGGAGCAGGTGTTTGATCATCCCCATAACCAGAAGCTTCTGTAATAGATCCATTAGTAATGAAAACCAAGTCATCTTCTGTTAAATTAATAGAAGCATCTTTTCCATTAGCATCACTTGCTACTATTTTTTTAGCTACTTTATGTTGATCATTAATATCAAAAATAACATTATCAACAGTTACACCATATTCAAATTTTGCACCATGTTCTTCTAAATATTTCACCATTGGAAGAACAAATGATGTGTATTGATCATGTTTTGAAAACTGTAAAGCAGATAAATCTGGTAAACCGTCCACATGATGAATAAAACGATTCATATAGAGTTTCATTTCTAGAGCACTATGCCAATTTTCAAAGGCAAACATTGTTCTCCAATATAACCAAAAATCACTCTCTAATAATTCTTTTGAAAAAATATCTTCTATTGTTTTATTTTCTAATAATTCATCTCTCATCATCACAAATTCAGCTAACTCTTTAGCCAAGTCTTGTCCAAGGTTAAACTTGCCATCATCGTATCTTTCACCACGATTTTCAGTCACACGGCAATTACTGTAGTTAGGATCATCATAATTAGTATAATAAAAGTAATCTAAAACACTCATACTTGGATCTTCTGTTGCCGGTAAAGAACTAAATAAACTCCAAAGTACTTCAAAATGATGTCCCATTTCTCGTCCACCACGAGCAACGTAACCAGCATTTTGTCTAACGTTTCCATCTAAAGAACCGCCTGCTTTATCTAATTGTTCTAAAAAGACAATCTTACTACCATCCATATGGGCATCTCTAATTAGAAAACAACCTGCTGCTAATGAAGCAATACCAGTACCAATCAAATAAGCTTTCTTATTTTCAATGCCTTCAGGTTTTCTGGCTTGAACCAATGAATGATAGCTTCCGTTTGTTAATGTTAATCTAGGATCAAATGTTTTAAGTTCCATGATCAATTCCCACTTTCTAATTATCTAATTTCCTTCAACACAATTAGTATAATCCTAGATCAATTGATAATCATTAGACACAAAAAACGAATGTCTAAAAATAAGACACTCGTTTAATTTGTATAAAAACTAGGCACTAAGATTCATATGCCTAGTTTTTATAATTATCTGAAATACTTCTTTTTAAAGAGAGCGCAATATTACCATCAAATAAATAACCAATTCTTTCAATGATTTCTTTAGGCTCGC harbors:
- a CDS encoding oleate hydratase — encoded protein: MELKTFDPRLTLTNGSYHSLVQARKPEGIENKKAYLIGTGIASLAAGCFLIRDAHMDGSKIVFLEQLDKAGGSLDGNVRQNAGYVARGGREMGHHFEVLWSLFSSLPATEDPSMSVLDYFYYTNYDDPNYSNCRVTENRGERYDDGKFNLGQDLAKELAEFVMMRDELLENKTIEDIFSKELLESDFWLYWRTMFAFENWHSALEMKLYMNRFIHHVDGLPDLSALQFSKHDQYTSFVLPMVKYLEEHGAKFEYGVTVDNVIFDINDQHKVAKKIVASDANGKDASINLTEDDLVFITNGSITEASGYGDDQTPAPFNRELTGCWNLWQNIAEQSPEFGKPEKFNFDLEKSNWESCTVTCHNDRVPKYIEKITKRSPYGGKTVTGGIVTAKDSSWLLSWTINRQEQYVEQPKEDVIVWVYGLFSDVEGDYIKKTMRDCTGKEITKEWLYHMGVPVGEIDELAETCTAVPVMMPYITAQFMPREQGDRPFVVPSKAVNFAFLGQFAETLDNPGRDTVFTIEYSGRTAMEAVYVLTGVEKGVPEVFNSRYDVRYLLYAGLSLLDGETPDIKLPHLVKHELTKKIKGTDIEALLEEYHII
- a CDS encoding thioesterase family protein, yielding MTLDIGLSFEKEITVNETNIASRFEEGLPDVFSTPDMIQEMESASYRLLKETLPENQTSVGTHVNVSHDKSLRVGQVVHVKAVVIDIDRKKVTFSVTATSDEDIVGRGTHSRFIIDKE